The following are encoded together in the Glycine max cultivar Williams 82 chromosome 8, Glycine_max_v4.0, whole genome shotgun sequence genome:
- the LOC100782153 gene encoding acyl-protein thioesterase 2 isoform X2, protein MDEFAFTLLGFFLPIKGSRTARRSLEFGKTHVVRPKGKHQATIVWLHGLGDNGLSSYQLLESLPLPNIKWICPTAPTRPVTILGGFSCTAWFDMGELSEDGPDDWEGLDASASHIANLLSTEPADVKVGIGGFSMGAAVAQYSATCFAMGRYGNGIPYPVNLRAVVGLSGWLPGSRSLRNKIEVSHEARRRAASLPVLLSHGISDDVVLYKYGEKSAQSLSSAGFRYITFKSYDGLGHYTVPREMDEVSNWLSSRLGLGGST, encoded by the exons ATGGATGAATTTGCTTTTACACTGCTTGGATTCTTTTTGCCCATAAAAG GTAGTAGAACTGCTAGGAGAAGCTTGGAGTTTGGGAAGACACATGTGGTGAGGCCAAAAGGAAAACACCAAGCTACTATAGTTTGGCTGCATGGTCTTGGTGACAATGGTTTGAG CTCTTATCAGCTGCTGGAATCTCTTCCACTTCCAAAT ATAAAATGGATTTGCCCAACTGCTCCTACCCGTCCTGTAACCATACTTGGTGGTTTTTCTTGCACTGcat GGTTTGATATGGGAGAACTTTCAGAAGATGGTCCAGATGATTGGGAGGGTTTAGATGCCTCAGCATCACATATTGCCAACTTGTTGTCAACAGAGCCAGCTGATG TGAAAGTAGGAATTGGAGGCTTCAGTATGGGTGCTGCAGTAGCTCAATACTCTGCAACTTGTTTTGCCATGGGAAGGTATGGAAATGGCATCCCTTACCCTGTCAACCTAAGAGCAGTTGTTGGACTCAGTGGCTGGCTTCCAGGATCAAG GAGCTTAAGGAACAAAATTGAAGTGTCACATGAAGCAAGAAGGCGAGCTGCTTCGTTACCTGTTTTGCTGAGCCATGGAATCA GTGATGATGTAGTCCTCTACAAATACGGAGAGAAATCAGCTCAATCCTTAAGTTCAGCAGGGTTTCGATACATTACATTCAAATCCTATGATGG GCTTGGTCATTATACCGTTCCTAGGGAGATGGATGAGGTCTCTAATTGGCTTAGCTCAAGGCTGGGGCTTGGGGGATCCACATGA
- the LOC100527610 gene encoding Monothiol glutaredoxin-S15, mitochondrial-like (The RefSeq protein has 1 substitution compared to this genomic sequence), translating into MATSLSNMFLKGIAARSLSRPLNGLFYCTRYSTTVSNDSDTHDDFKPANKLENSGISLSNVIEQDVKDNPVMVYMKGVPDFPQCGFSSLAVRVLKHYDVPISARNILDDPDLKNAVKAFSNWPTFPQIFIKGEFIGGSDIVLNMHQTGELKEKLKDITSEQ; encoded by the exons ATGGCGACATCCTTGTCAAACATGTTCTTGAAGGGAATCGCAGCTCGTTCTCTCAGCAGACCC TTAAATGGGTTGTTTTATTGCACAAGATACTCGACTACTGTGTCAAATGATTCTGACACGCATGATGACTTCAAGCCAGCTAATAAGCTTGAGAATTCTGGCATTTCTTTGTCAAATGTTATTGAGCAG GATGTCAAGGATAATCCTGTTATGGTTTACATGAAAGGTGTGCCTGATTTTCCACAATGTGGATTTAGTTCGCTTGCTGTAAGAGTTTTAAAACACTATG ATGTTCCTATTAGTGCTAGAAACATTTTGGATGATCCTGACCTTAAAAATGCTGTAAAAGCCTTCAG TAACTGGCCAACATTTCCTCAAATTTTCATCAAGGGAGAGTTTATTGGTGGATCAGATATTGTTCTCAATATGCACCAG ACTGGTGAATTGAAGGAAAAGCTTAAAGATATTACTTCCAAGCAGTGA
- the LOC100782153 gene encoding acyl-protein thioesterase 2 isoform X3, translating to MSYPHYHMGSGSRTARRSLEFGKTHVVRPKGKHQATIVWLHGLGDNGLSSYQLLESLPLPNIKWICPTAPTRPVTILGGFSCTAWFDMGELSEDGPDDWEGLDASASHIANLLSTEPADVKVGIGGFSMGAAVAQYSATCFAMGRYGNGIPYPVNLRAVVGLSGWLPGSRSLRNKIEVSHEARRRAASLPVLLSHGISDDVVLYKYGEKSAQSLSSAGFRYITFKSYDGLGHYTVPREMDEVSNWLSSRLGLGGST from the exons ATGAGCTATCCACATTATCATATGGGCTCTG GTAGTAGAACTGCTAGGAGAAGCTTGGAGTTTGGGAAGACACATGTGGTGAGGCCAAAAGGAAAACACCAAGCTACTATAGTTTGGCTGCATGGTCTTGGTGACAATGGTTTGAG CTCTTATCAGCTGCTGGAATCTCTTCCACTTCCAAAT ATAAAATGGATTTGCCCAACTGCTCCTACCCGTCCTGTAACCATACTTGGTGGTTTTTCTTGCACTGcat GGTTTGATATGGGAGAACTTTCAGAAGATGGTCCAGATGATTGGGAGGGTTTAGATGCCTCAGCATCACATATTGCCAACTTGTTGTCAACAGAGCCAGCTGATG TGAAAGTAGGAATTGGAGGCTTCAGTATGGGTGCTGCAGTAGCTCAATACTCTGCAACTTGTTTTGCCATGGGAAGGTATGGAAATGGCATCCCTTACCCTGTCAACCTAAGAGCAGTTGTTGGACTCAGTGGCTGGCTTCCAGGATCAAG GAGCTTAAGGAACAAAATTGAAGTGTCACATGAAGCAAGAAGGCGAGCTGCTTCGTTACCTGTTTTGCTGAGCCATGGAATCA GTGATGATGTAGTCCTCTACAAATACGGAGAGAAATCAGCTCAATCCTTAAGTTCAGCAGGGTTTCGATACATTACATTCAAATCCTATGATGG GCTTGGTCATTATACCGTTCCTAGGGAGATGGATGAGGTCTCTAATTGGCTTAGCTCAAGGCTGGGGCTTGGGGGATCCACATGA
- the LOC100782153 gene encoding acyl-protein thioesterase 2 isoform X1 codes for MGIHQSIEQGELINKYDLYKHNGSRTARRSLEFGKTHVVRPKGKHQATIVWLHGLGDNGLSSYQLLESLPLPNIKWICPTAPTRPVTILGGFSCTAWFDMGELSEDGPDDWEGLDASASHIANLLSTEPADVKVGIGGFSMGAAVAQYSATCFAMGRYGNGIPYPVNLRAVVGLSGWLPGSRSLRNKIEVSHEARRRAASLPVLLSHGISDDVVLYKYGEKSAQSLSSAGFRYITFKSYDGLGHYTVPREMDEVSNWLSSRLGLGGST; via the exons ATGGGTATCCATCAATCAATCGAGCAGGGGGAATTGATAAACAAATATGATCTTTACAAGCACAATG GTAGTAGAACTGCTAGGAGAAGCTTGGAGTTTGGGAAGACACATGTGGTGAGGCCAAAAGGAAAACACCAAGCTACTATAGTTTGGCTGCATGGTCTTGGTGACAATGGTTTGAG CTCTTATCAGCTGCTGGAATCTCTTCCACTTCCAAAT ATAAAATGGATTTGCCCAACTGCTCCTACCCGTCCTGTAACCATACTTGGTGGTTTTTCTTGCACTGcat GGTTTGATATGGGAGAACTTTCAGAAGATGGTCCAGATGATTGGGAGGGTTTAGATGCCTCAGCATCACATATTGCCAACTTGTTGTCAACAGAGCCAGCTGATG TGAAAGTAGGAATTGGAGGCTTCAGTATGGGTGCTGCAGTAGCTCAATACTCTGCAACTTGTTTTGCCATGGGAAGGTATGGAAATGGCATCCCTTACCCTGTCAACCTAAGAGCAGTTGTTGGACTCAGTGGCTGGCTTCCAGGATCAAG GAGCTTAAGGAACAAAATTGAAGTGTCACATGAAGCAAGAAGGCGAGCTGCTTCGTTACCTGTTTTGCTGAGCCATGGAATCA GTGATGATGTAGTCCTCTACAAATACGGAGAGAAATCAGCTCAATCCTTAAGTTCAGCAGGGTTTCGATACATTACATTCAAATCCTATGATGG GCTTGGTCATTATACCGTTCCTAGGGAGATGGATGAGGTCTCTAATTGGCTTAGCTCAAGGCTGGGGCTTGGGGGATCCACATGA